CTGGTGGTTTTTCATGTTACTGCCATTTCATCTTGTGATTTCAGCTTGGATTTAATGGTATTAAGCATGATGAGATGAGATTTCCTTTCAGGAAACAAATGACTGAACACTGTGTGACACATTAGCACAGGATACCTTTAGGTTCAGAGCTCAATGAGAGTGTTTTGGTGGACCTACCAAATAATGGTGAAGCTGACAACTGTGTACGACCCAgctaaacaacaaacaacaaattaGACTTGACTCCCCCCGCCcatatttcttttattaaatcaGTTACAATATACTGTTAggtcaagaagaaaaaaaaaaaaatcacagatgaGAGTCAAACACATCCACAACATGTCTGAAACAAGCTAACGCTAATGCACTATGCAAGAACTTATCAGGAAGCTTGTCAAGCagtcaaaaccacaaatgttatCAAAAAGCAAGTcagaagcaacaaaaacaagaatgCATCTTGTTACTCACTTAGCTGAGCGTGTGCAGACATGTGCAATATAAAGAAGAACTATCTACACCAACACATATGCACAACACAACACTGCTCACGCAGGGTGATGGAGCCAGTGGGAACCTACTCTTGCTTCTAAATGTCACAGCTGCTCATGCACAActcaaaagaataaaaacatttttttcccttttttaaacaggaaacaGCAAACAGAACATTACAGTGCAGAGTTGATGTGCACGCAGGATCATAGGAACCTTTTCAGATACAACTACTGTTAACATCACGTCGAGTTTTCAAAGAAAAACGTGCAAGTCGTCACTGGGTTTAACAGGATATACTAACGACTGCAACGAACTGCTAAGGATTCATGAGAATGGGCTGAAGTCAcagctggaaaaaacaaaaacaaaacaaaacacatgaacATCCTGACTAGTTCATCACCTTCTGGTTATGTAGCTACACTCAGCAATACAAGCGAGTCACCAGAGCCAATAAACAACCATTCCTTCAGCACTGACTCATGCAATGTTATTTAACTACTAAGTTTCTTAATTTGCAGTAACAAAACACAGGTGAAAGCTTCAATATTTGGAGGAGCAGTGGGACAGTGTGCAGTTTCAGTCAAAGTCCCTATTGACCAGGACCAGTGGAGCCACCAATGTCCACACATAGAGTGCGATGCAGATCCAGCTGGAGGAGATCTTCACCCACACAGACGGCCACTTGCTGGTGATGACCTCATAGTTGGAGTCAGGGCTGCggatacacacaaacaaagtgGACTAGTTGCTTCTATCCAAATAATATACCTTAGCAGAAACACAAAACGCGCCTTATTTGGACCTAAACCCCACATATGAGGTAAGAAATCCACAGCAAAGCAAAGGTAACGTCTCCGACTATTGAAGACTGCACAACTTTAAGCTTATTGTGGACAAAACCCATGAAATAACAAATATAAAGTACAAAGATAGACTTATACAGGTCTCCTACAGCGTGAAACCTACCTATACCAGTTGGTGAGTGTCATCATGATGTAGAGCGATGCAAGGAACAACATGAAGTGGAAGAAAGAGTAAGAATACGTGACACCATCTTTCTCATTGTCCACAGCTCTGTTGGGGCCGTTTCCCTCCTCAAAGCTGTCCGTCTGAGGCCCATCTTCAATGAGAGCAGACTCATCACTGGTCAGAGTCAGCTTGTTGACTTGGGCATTGGATGAATTGCGGATGCTGACGAATAAACAGAGGGCTACAGTTAGAATCGTGCTATCCACAAAGAGACAGCCTGCAGGTTAGTAAATGAACCATTTAGTTGTCTGGGTGTTTGCAAGTTTAGAATTACAAAGATAATTAAGGAGTTCCTTACCTGGAGTAAAGGACACACATGAGGAAAAGGATCAATCCCACAATCCCTTGGGCATCCCACCACTGAACCACATGGCTCTGACTGGCAGGACTTGTGGTGTTTAGCCCAATAATGCCCAGAAGGCTTGGGTTACATTTCCTGTCTGAGAGACAAGAAGAGATTCTTTAATTATCTAATTACCGTCATCTGCACAGCCACTGAAGCCTATTCAAATGCACTACATGTCAGTGATATCAGTAGCGTTTAGCATTTAGGAAGGTGTTCTATCCATCCATATTCTTAGTGTGCTCCTGTACTTCCTTTCCTTCCTGTTGCCACCAACCCAGTGAAGAGGGAGAAGACAGCAATGCCCTGCAGGAATGCTCTGACACTACAGACATGTTCTGTCATCCAAATGGAAATGACAGCTATAGCATCACAGACTACATCACTGACTGTATACATTTCTGTGAGGATCGTCCCAACCAGGACTGTATGCAGTTTTCTTAACAACAAGCACTGGATCACCATCGACACTACACTGGTTGGATGTACTAAGGGTGGGCAGGAGTCAGAGTACAGAGAGCTGGTGAGGAAGAAATCCCCTCGTTCTGAATGTAATCAAGACAACAGAGATGGCGGTTGACTTCCAAAAGAAAAAGTCTTCAGCTAGGCCCATCAACATCATGGGTGAGGAGGTGGAAACAGCGGAGAGCTACTGGTAGTTGGGCGTTTACATTGATGCTGTTTATAAGAAGGGGAAGCTCAGATCCTTTAATGTGTTGGAGGTGATCTACCAGTCTGGCCATCTAATTTGCTGTTGTCTGCTGGCGGAAAGCATCAGCGCCAGAGTCCGTAGGCTTTGAGTTGGTGAGGGACAAACTGCTCTCCATCATGGACAAGCCAGCATCACTCCACACTTCGAAGGCAGCAAAGCTCCTTCCTTCATTCTTCCTCAGTGTGATTCAACCCCGCTGCCTCAAACAACACTTCAGAAAATCATTCCTACTGTTTTATAGAGAACAGTGCAGTAACTACTTGTTCTATGACAGCAGATCACACCTATCAGCCAAACCATCCCacacatatttttgtattatacCTTCATGCAGCAGTTTCTTAGATTAATAGTGGACATATTTATGAACACAATTTGCACTACTCTGCAAAACGTCAGTCttaattttactgttttttttaaaccaacttcgttgttacttttttaaaatcactgttGTATTTGTAAATCTTTGCACGTGCATTTATTAGCGTCCGCACTAGGCACCTGTGGCACTCCGTTTATTGTACACTGcagcatttttattctttgtccAGCTGCTCTAACACAACAGTTTTCCTTGTGGGATCTATCTGGACCAATAGAAACACCCATATTCACAAGTAGAGTGTGACCATGTAGAGAGAATGGAACTGATAAATCACACAATAGATCGATGCAGCATGAAGCATCgcaaaaatacacatttaaacattaCCAGTGCAGTGCTGGGGGCATTTTTTCCAACCAATTTACACTTATCCTCTAAAAGCATCAAATGCAGGCATTCATAAAGCCAGTTTTACTTATACAGCCCAAAATTACAATGACAGCTgtctcaaggcgcttcatactGTAAGGCAGTGATGGGGAGATGCCACACGGAGTGTGTGGCAACATTGGCCTTACTGTGTCAACACTGTGTTGGTGCGTCAATCAAGAACGACACCTACTGGacccaaagaaaaggaaaaaacatttcTGGATAGTATTAGGcccacattaaataaaaactatTATTGATCAGTTTGAGAATAAAGTTGAAATCCGTTGGTGTCAAACTGATTCTCAAAGCAGCGTTCTGGGATCACTGCTGGCTTTGGACGGGCACCTGTCCGTTCACGTCAGAGCATGGGGTAGATGTGGACggatgtgtatctgtgtgtgtggggcTAGGCCTGGGTCTGGGGGTCAGTTATGGGTGCATACCAGTACACTGCAAAACACAGCAGGCTGaaaagcttttgttttcttaccAGGCTCATTGGTCATAGCAGACCAGGTCAGGTACATGGTGTACAGTGTCACCAGAGAAGACTGCAACAGGCCAGACCTGGGCTGGGACTCCTGTACATGACACACCACACATCAGTTATCTCTATTTTTGAACAACAACTTTCATAAATGACACATTCCGAATTATATTAGGCGACACATCTATGACTCAATTATCTCATGTTTGACTCATCTTGCTATAATTCATGCCATTATCCTTTTAGTGTTACATTGCATAACATCACTTCATAATAAAGCACTACATATCCTGTCATGTTAATATGATTAATGCATCTTACTACTACATATAAAACCTGAACATGTCGAGTCATCTAATGTACACAAAATGTGCGTCTGTATGAATGTAAGAGAAGTGGTGTGAACCTGGATCTGTGGCAGGATGGACATGACGGAGGCAGCGATGCAGAGGAGCATGTTGATGCTTATGAAGACCTTGTTTTCAGTGCAGCCATCAGAGTGGGTGTAGTAGACATAGAACATGACCAGAGACACCAGAGACAGCAGGTAGCTGACTGTGGTGACTGACAGCAGAGCTgtaaacatacaaaaacaaagaaacctcATTAACATAGAGTTGTGTTAAGCTTTTCCAGCTGATGGAAACACCACCTTGAGTTGTTTACTTgtcatataaaacaaatacacccAAGTGTACACCTAATTATTTCTTGTGACTGTTGtaattaataacataaaaataagtCTTAAGTAAATcctatttttcacatttttccagCTATGACCAAAACATTTTTGTCTGCACTTCAAACCTATTAGATCAAAGACAGAGCTCTTTAGTCATCTCCACGAGTATCCTCTGTCACTTGTCATCATACCTGCATACCAACAGCGAGAGTTGCCCTCCTCCATCTTCTCCACCCAGGACTCGTTCCAAGAATGGGCAAAGTCGATGAGTAAAACAAGCTGGATAAGGATGAAACAGAAGGCCCCTGCCATACCGATGTAGAACCACACTGTGGATCAGAGTGAGAGAAAGAACGTCACACAAAGGACACTAATATAATAAAATCTCCAGTTTAGTGTTAGATGAATAAAGTGCTTTAATCTGGCACATTCACATTTCTTTATTCTTGTCCCTTAATGTGCACTGTAAAATGAaacaaggtgtgtgtgtgtgcaatcaATGATCAATGTATTGTTTATCAATGTAATCAATTGGACTAAGTGAGAGTGAACCAAAAACAGTTACCAGTAGTAAAGGGCCCTTCTGAGATAAAGAAGGATCCAACAGTGATGGcaacagctgctgcaaacttGAAGAACCAAAACCTGACAAACAGAACATAAAGAAATTAACAATCAGATTACTCCTGAAAACGTTCACAGATGTTATCATTCAAGTACATTAATGGTAACATGTTTTAAACGTGCAATGATGGACATCAGGAAACTGTGAGCAACACATCTGGTGCTgtgctatttaaataaaactgaatttaattgaaaataCTTCTTATATTCATGAAAATAATCACTAGCTGCAGTCCTGAGTGGGATGTTCTGCAGTAAAGATGGCCTTTCACTCCCTGCTGCTAGTTTTGATGTGATCTATAATAAGAACACATTCCAGCTTGTCACATGTTCTAATAACAT
The genomic region above belongs to Pelmatolapia mariae isolate MD_Pm_ZW linkage group LG15, Pm_UMD_F_2, whole genome shotgun sequence and contains:
- the serinc1 gene encoding serine incorporator 1 → MGAVLGLCSMASWIPCLCGSAPCLLCRCCPSGNNSTVTRLIYAFFLLLGVAVACIMLMPGMEGQLKKIPGFCEGGMGSSIPGVEGHVNCDVLVGYKAVYRVCFGMAMFFLLFSLLMIKVKSSKDPRAALHNGFWFFKFAAAVAITVGSFFISEGPFTTVWFYIGMAGAFCFILIQLVLLIDFAHSWNESWVEKMEEGNSRCWYAALLSVTTVSYLLSLVSLVMFYVYYTHSDGCTENKVFISINMLLCIAASVMSILPQIQESQPRSGLLQSSLVTLYTMYLTWSAMTNEPDRKCNPSLLGIIGLNTTSPASQSHVVQWWDAQGIVGLILFLMCVLYSSIRNSSNAQVNKLTLTSDESALIEDGPQTDSFEEGNGPNRAVDNEKDGVTYSYSFFHFMLFLASLYIMMTLTNWYSPDSNYEVITSKWPSVWVKISSSWICIALYVWTLVAPLVLVNRDFD